The Phacochoerus africanus isolate WHEZ1 chromosome 3, ROS_Pafr_v1, whole genome shotgun sequence genome window below encodes:
- the D2HGDH gene encoding D-2-hydroxyglutarate dehydrogenase, mitochondrial isoform X1, with the protein MVPVSLCHHHYHHHGGSCHPATLPFLRMCRIPELQVQSSAFRTSTIMPLLVPRWLCWWRAACTRRAFVQQRMWEGATRISGLGGPAGALGTSPLVRRGSSSASSGAPGVRLTRDRYPVQRLPFSVVSEDDLAALERIIPGRVITDPEELEAPNVDWLRTVRGSSKVLLRPRTSQEVAQILRYCHERNLAVNPQGGNTGLVGGSTPVFDEIVLSTALMSQVLSFHDVSGVLVCQAGCVLEELSRYVEERGFVMPLDLGAKGSCHIGGNVATNAGGLRFLRYGSLRGTVLGLEVVLADGTLLNCLTSLRKDNTGYDLKQLFIGSEGTLGVITAVSILCPPKPSAVNVAFLGCPGFAEVLQTFSTGRRLLGEILSAFEFMDAECLQLVGRHLHLTSPVQESPFYVLIETSGSGADHDAEKLSSFLEQVQDSGLVTDGTLATDQRRIQALWALRERISEALSHDGYVYKYDLSLPLDRLYDLVDDLRARLGPSAKHVVGYGHLGDGNLHLNVTAEAFCESLLGALEPYVYEWTARQRGSVSAEHGLGFKKRDVLGYSKPPEALRLMQQLKALLDPKGILNPYKMLPTRA; encoded by the exons ATGGTCCCAGTCTCACTCtgccaccaccactaccaccaccatggTGGAAGCTGCCACCCTGCCACGCTTCCCTTCTTACGGATGTGCCGTATTCCAGAGTTACAGGTCCAGTCGTCTGCCTTCAGGACAAGCACCATCATGCCCCTTCTGGTGCCCAGGTGGCTCTGCTGGTGGCGGGCAGCCTGCACTCGGAGAGCCTTCGTGCAGCAGAGGATGTGGGAAGGGGCGACCAGGATCTCTGGGCTGGGCGGCCCCGCGGGGGCCCTGGGCACCAGCCCCCTGGTCCGAAGAGGCAGTTCCTCTGCTTCCTCCGGTGCTCCTGGGGTGAGGCTAACTCGGGACCGCTACCCCGTGCAGCGGCTGCCGTTCTCCGTGGTGTCTGAGGACGACCTGGCCGCCCTGGAGCGCATCATCCCTGGCAGGGTCATCACAGACCCAGAGGAGCTGGAGGCTCCGAACGTAGACTGGCTGAGGACGGTCCGAG GCTCCAGCAAGGTGCTCCTCCGGCCCCGGACATCCCAGGAGGTGGCTCAAATCCTCAG gtactgtCACGAGAGGAACCTGGCGGTGAACCCACAGGGCGGCAACACAGGCCTGGTGGGGGGCAGCACCCCCGTCTTTGACGAGATCGTCCTGTCCACAGCCCTCATGAGCCAGGTCCTCAGCTTCCACGACGTGTCAG GGGTTCTGGTTTGCCAGGCGGGGTGCGTCCTGGAGGAGCTGAGCCGGTACGTGGAGGAGCGGGGCTTCGTCATGCCGCTGGACCTGGGGGCTAAGGGCAGCTGCCACATTGGGGGCAACGTGGCGACCAACGCGGGTGGCCTGCGGTTTCTGCGATACGGCTCACTGCGCGGGACCGTCTTGGGCCTGGAAGTG GTCCTGGCCGACGGCACCCTCCTGAACTGCCTGACGTCACTGCGGAAGGACAACACGGGCTATGACCTGAAGCAGCTCTTCATCGGCTCAGAGGGCACCCTGGGGGTCATCACCGCTGTGTCCATCCTGTGTCCGCCCAAGCCCAGCGCCGTGAACGTGGCCTTCCTTG GTTGTCCTGGCTTCGCGGAGGTGCTGCAGACCTTCAGCACCGGCAGGAGGCTGCTGGGCGAGATCCTGTCGGCGTTCGAGTTCATGGACGCCGAGTGCCTGCAGCTGGTCGGGCGCCACCTGCATCTCACCAGCCCCGTGCAAG AAAGTCCATTCTATGTTCTCATTGAGACCTCGGGCTCTGGAGCAGATCACGATGCTGAGAAGCTGAGCAGCTTCCTGGAGCAGGTCCAGGACTCCGGGCTGGTGACCGACGGGACCCTGGCCACCGATCAGAGGAGAATCCAG GCGCTATGGGCCCTGCGGGAGAGGATCTCAGAggccctgagccacgatggctaCGTGTACAAATACGACCTGTCCCTGCCCCTGGACCGGCTCTACGACCTTGTGGACGACCTGCGTGCCCGCCTCGGCCCGAGCGCAAAGCACGTGGTGGGCTACGGCCACCTGG GGGACGGCAACCTGCACCTCAATGTGACGGCGGAGGCCTTCTGCGAGTCGCTGCTGGGGGCCCTGGAGCCCTACGTGTACGAGTGGACGGCCCGGCAGCGGGGCAGCGTCAGTGCCGAGCACGGCCTGGGCTTCAAGAAGAGGGATGTCCTCGGCTACAGCAAGCCCCCCGAGGCCCTGCGGCTCATGCAGCAGCTCAAGGCCCTCCTGGACCCCAAAGGCATCCTGAACCCCTACAAGATGCTGCCCACCCGCGCCTGA
- the D2HGDH gene encoding D-2-hydroxyglutarate dehydrogenase, mitochondrial isoform X2: MPLLVPRWLCWWRAACTRRAFVQQRMWEGATRISGLGGPAGALGTSPLVRRGSSSASSGAPGVRLTRDRYPVQRLPFSVVSEDDLAALERIIPGRVITDPEELEAPNVDWLRTVRGSSKVLLRPRTSQEVAQILRYCHERNLAVNPQGGNTGLVGGSTPVFDEIVLSTALMSQVLSFHDVSGVLVCQAGCVLEELSRYVEERGFVMPLDLGAKGSCHIGGNVATNAGGLRFLRYGSLRGTVLGLEVVLADGTLLNCLTSLRKDNTGYDLKQLFIGSEGTLGVITAVSILCPPKPSAVNVAFLGCPGFAEVLQTFSTGRRLLGEILSAFEFMDAECLQLVGRHLHLTSPVQESPFYVLIETSGSGADHDAEKLSSFLEQVQDSGLVTDGTLATDQRRIQALWALRERISEALSHDGYVYKYDLSLPLDRLYDLVDDLRARLGPSAKHVVGYGHLGDGNLHLNVTAEAFCESLLGALEPYVYEWTARQRGSVSAEHGLGFKKRDVLGYSKPPEALRLMQQLKALLDPKGILNPYKMLPTRA; the protein is encoded by the exons ATGCCCCTTCTGGTGCCCAGGTGGCTCTGCTGGTGGCGGGCAGCCTGCACTCGGAGAGCCTTCGTGCAGCAGAGGATGTGGGAAGGGGCGACCAGGATCTCTGGGCTGGGCGGCCCCGCGGGGGCCCTGGGCACCAGCCCCCTGGTCCGAAGAGGCAGTTCCTCTGCTTCCTCCGGTGCTCCTGGGGTGAGGCTAACTCGGGACCGCTACCCCGTGCAGCGGCTGCCGTTCTCCGTGGTGTCTGAGGACGACCTGGCCGCCCTGGAGCGCATCATCCCTGGCAGGGTCATCACAGACCCAGAGGAGCTGGAGGCTCCGAACGTAGACTGGCTGAGGACGGTCCGAG GCTCCAGCAAGGTGCTCCTCCGGCCCCGGACATCCCAGGAGGTGGCTCAAATCCTCAG gtactgtCACGAGAGGAACCTGGCGGTGAACCCACAGGGCGGCAACACAGGCCTGGTGGGGGGCAGCACCCCCGTCTTTGACGAGATCGTCCTGTCCACAGCCCTCATGAGCCAGGTCCTCAGCTTCCACGACGTGTCAG GGGTTCTGGTTTGCCAGGCGGGGTGCGTCCTGGAGGAGCTGAGCCGGTACGTGGAGGAGCGGGGCTTCGTCATGCCGCTGGACCTGGGGGCTAAGGGCAGCTGCCACATTGGGGGCAACGTGGCGACCAACGCGGGTGGCCTGCGGTTTCTGCGATACGGCTCACTGCGCGGGACCGTCTTGGGCCTGGAAGTG GTCCTGGCCGACGGCACCCTCCTGAACTGCCTGACGTCACTGCGGAAGGACAACACGGGCTATGACCTGAAGCAGCTCTTCATCGGCTCAGAGGGCACCCTGGGGGTCATCACCGCTGTGTCCATCCTGTGTCCGCCCAAGCCCAGCGCCGTGAACGTGGCCTTCCTTG GTTGTCCTGGCTTCGCGGAGGTGCTGCAGACCTTCAGCACCGGCAGGAGGCTGCTGGGCGAGATCCTGTCGGCGTTCGAGTTCATGGACGCCGAGTGCCTGCAGCTGGTCGGGCGCCACCTGCATCTCACCAGCCCCGTGCAAG AAAGTCCATTCTATGTTCTCATTGAGACCTCGGGCTCTGGAGCAGATCACGATGCTGAGAAGCTGAGCAGCTTCCTGGAGCAGGTCCAGGACTCCGGGCTGGTGACCGACGGGACCCTGGCCACCGATCAGAGGAGAATCCAG GCGCTATGGGCCCTGCGGGAGAGGATCTCAGAggccctgagccacgatggctaCGTGTACAAATACGACCTGTCCCTGCCCCTGGACCGGCTCTACGACCTTGTGGACGACCTGCGTGCCCGCCTCGGCCCGAGCGCAAAGCACGTGGTGGGCTACGGCCACCTGG GGGACGGCAACCTGCACCTCAATGTGACGGCGGAGGCCTTCTGCGAGTCGCTGCTGGGGGCCCTGGAGCCCTACGTGTACGAGTGGACGGCCCGGCAGCGGGGCAGCGTCAGTGCCGAGCACGGCCTGGGCTTCAAGAAGAGGGATGTCCTCGGCTACAGCAAGCCCCCCGAGGCCCTGCGGCTCATGCAGCAGCTCAAGGCCCTCCTGGACCCCAAAGGCATCCTGAACCCCTACAAGATGCTGCCCACCCGCGCCTGA
- the D2HGDH gene encoding D-2-hydroxyglutarate dehydrogenase, mitochondrial isoform X3 yields MKWPSRQEQSEEERPLRQVEGGLITSGGRMALDPSPLAPAQRAHSGSSKVLLRPRTSQEVAQILRYCHERNLAVNPQGGNTGLVGGSTPVFDEIVLSTALMSQVLSFHDVSGVLVCQAGCVLEELSRYVEERGFVMPLDLGAKGSCHIGGNVATNAGGLRFLRYGSLRGTVLGLEVVLADGTLLNCLTSLRKDNTGYDLKQLFIGSEGTLGVITAVSILCPPKPSAVNVAFLGCPGFAEVLQTFSTGRRLLGEILSAFEFMDAECLQLVGRHLHLTSPVQESPFYVLIETSGSGADHDAEKLSSFLEQVQDSGLVTDGTLATDQRRIQALWALRERISEALSHDGYVYKYDLSLPLDRLYDLVDDLRARLGPSAKHVVGYGHLGDGNLHLNVTAEAFCESLLGALEPYVYEWTARQRGSVSAEHGLGFKKRDVLGYSKPPEALRLMQQLKALLDPKGILNPYKMLPTRA; encoded by the exons ATGAAATGGCCAAGTAGACAAGAACAGAGTGAGGAGGAAAGGCCTCTCCGTCAGGTGGAAGGTGGACTGATAACCTCAGGTGGACGGATGGCTTTGGACCCATCACCTTTGGCACCTGCCCAGAGAGCCCATTCAG GCTCCAGCAAGGTGCTCCTCCGGCCCCGGACATCCCAGGAGGTGGCTCAAATCCTCAG gtactgtCACGAGAGGAACCTGGCGGTGAACCCACAGGGCGGCAACACAGGCCTGGTGGGGGGCAGCACCCCCGTCTTTGACGAGATCGTCCTGTCCACAGCCCTCATGAGCCAGGTCCTCAGCTTCCACGACGTGTCAG GGGTTCTGGTTTGCCAGGCGGGGTGCGTCCTGGAGGAGCTGAGCCGGTACGTGGAGGAGCGGGGCTTCGTCATGCCGCTGGACCTGGGGGCTAAGGGCAGCTGCCACATTGGGGGCAACGTGGCGACCAACGCGGGTGGCCTGCGGTTTCTGCGATACGGCTCACTGCGCGGGACCGTCTTGGGCCTGGAAGTG GTCCTGGCCGACGGCACCCTCCTGAACTGCCTGACGTCACTGCGGAAGGACAACACGGGCTATGACCTGAAGCAGCTCTTCATCGGCTCAGAGGGCACCCTGGGGGTCATCACCGCTGTGTCCATCCTGTGTCCGCCCAAGCCCAGCGCCGTGAACGTGGCCTTCCTTG GTTGTCCTGGCTTCGCGGAGGTGCTGCAGACCTTCAGCACCGGCAGGAGGCTGCTGGGCGAGATCCTGTCGGCGTTCGAGTTCATGGACGCCGAGTGCCTGCAGCTGGTCGGGCGCCACCTGCATCTCACCAGCCCCGTGCAAG AAAGTCCATTCTATGTTCTCATTGAGACCTCGGGCTCTGGAGCAGATCACGATGCTGAGAAGCTGAGCAGCTTCCTGGAGCAGGTCCAGGACTCCGGGCTGGTGACCGACGGGACCCTGGCCACCGATCAGAGGAGAATCCAG GCGCTATGGGCCCTGCGGGAGAGGATCTCAGAggccctgagccacgatggctaCGTGTACAAATACGACCTGTCCCTGCCCCTGGACCGGCTCTACGACCTTGTGGACGACCTGCGTGCCCGCCTCGGCCCGAGCGCAAAGCACGTGGTGGGCTACGGCCACCTGG GGGACGGCAACCTGCACCTCAATGTGACGGCGGAGGCCTTCTGCGAGTCGCTGCTGGGGGCCCTGGAGCCCTACGTGTACGAGTGGACGGCCCGGCAGCGGGGCAGCGTCAGTGCCGAGCACGGCCTGGGCTTCAAGAAGAGGGATGTCCTCGGCTACAGCAAGCCCCCCGAGGCCCTGCGGCTCATGCAGCAGCTCAAGGCCCTCCTGGACCCCAAAGGCATCCTGAACCCCTACAAGATGCTGCCCACCCGCGCCTGA
- the D2HGDH gene encoding D-2-hydroxyglutarate dehydrogenase, mitochondrial isoform X4, with protein sequence MALDPSPLAPAQRAHSGSSKVLLRPRTSQEVAQILRYCHERNLAVNPQGGNTGLVGGSTPVFDEIVLSTALMSQVLSFHDVSGVLVCQAGCVLEELSRYVEERGFVMPLDLGAKGSCHIGGNVATNAGGLRFLRYGSLRGTVLGLEVVLADGTLLNCLTSLRKDNTGYDLKQLFIGSEGTLGVITAVSILCPPKPSAVNVAFLGCPGFAEVLQTFSTGRRLLGEILSAFEFMDAECLQLVGRHLHLTSPVQESPFYVLIETSGSGADHDAEKLSSFLEQVQDSGLVTDGTLATDQRRIQALWALRERISEALSHDGYVYKYDLSLPLDRLYDLVDDLRARLGPSAKHVVGYGHLGDGNLHLNVTAEAFCESLLGALEPYVYEWTARQRGSVSAEHGLGFKKRDVLGYSKPPEALRLMQQLKALLDPKGILNPYKMLPTRA encoded by the exons ATGGCTTTGGACCCATCACCTTTGGCACCTGCCCAGAGAGCCCATTCAG GCTCCAGCAAGGTGCTCCTCCGGCCCCGGACATCCCAGGAGGTGGCTCAAATCCTCAG gtactgtCACGAGAGGAACCTGGCGGTGAACCCACAGGGCGGCAACACAGGCCTGGTGGGGGGCAGCACCCCCGTCTTTGACGAGATCGTCCTGTCCACAGCCCTCATGAGCCAGGTCCTCAGCTTCCACGACGTGTCAG GGGTTCTGGTTTGCCAGGCGGGGTGCGTCCTGGAGGAGCTGAGCCGGTACGTGGAGGAGCGGGGCTTCGTCATGCCGCTGGACCTGGGGGCTAAGGGCAGCTGCCACATTGGGGGCAACGTGGCGACCAACGCGGGTGGCCTGCGGTTTCTGCGATACGGCTCACTGCGCGGGACCGTCTTGGGCCTGGAAGTG GTCCTGGCCGACGGCACCCTCCTGAACTGCCTGACGTCACTGCGGAAGGACAACACGGGCTATGACCTGAAGCAGCTCTTCATCGGCTCAGAGGGCACCCTGGGGGTCATCACCGCTGTGTCCATCCTGTGTCCGCCCAAGCCCAGCGCCGTGAACGTGGCCTTCCTTG GTTGTCCTGGCTTCGCGGAGGTGCTGCAGACCTTCAGCACCGGCAGGAGGCTGCTGGGCGAGATCCTGTCGGCGTTCGAGTTCATGGACGCCGAGTGCCTGCAGCTGGTCGGGCGCCACCTGCATCTCACCAGCCCCGTGCAAG AAAGTCCATTCTATGTTCTCATTGAGACCTCGGGCTCTGGAGCAGATCACGATGCTGAGAAGCTGAGCAGCTTCCTGGAGCAGGTCCAGGACTCCGGGCTGGTGACCGACGGGACCCTGGCCACCGATCAGAGGAGAATCCAG GCGCTATGGGCCCTGCGGGAGAGGATCTCAGAggccctgagccacgatggctaCGTGTACAAATACGACCTGTCCCTGCCCCTGGACCGGCTCTACGACCTTGTGGACGACCTGCGTGCCCGCCTCGGCCCGAGCGCAAAGCACGTGGTGGGCTACGGCCACCTGG GGGACGGCAACCTGCACCTCAATGTGACGGCGGAGGCCTTCTGCGAGTCGCTGCTGGGGGCCCTGGAGCCCTACGTGTACGAGTGGACGGCCCGGCAGCGGGGCAGCGTCAGTGCCGAGCACGGCCTGGGCTTCAAGAAGAGGGATGTCCTCGGCTACAGCAAGCCCCCCGAGGCCCTGCGGCTCATGCAGCAGCTCAAGGCCCTCCTGGACCCCAAAGGCATCCTGAACCCCTACAAGATGCTGCCCACCCGCGCCTGA